One Oryza brachyantha chromosome 3, ObraRS2, whole genome shotgun sequence DNA segment encodes these proteins:
- the LOC102710284 gene encoding polygalacturonase inhibitor-like, with product MAMELSSRMFHHTVGVLLAILVVATAATSKTDGLCDKSDKAALLAIKSALGNPPALSVWNSSTPCCSWDGVSCNATTARVTDLTIFALNISAPVPAAIANLTKLQTLNLAYNQLYGPIPSFLGPRALPDLTFLRLDGNRLTGTIPPTATVFNLLLTGPLPATFGSAVFGDVDIANNQLTGDASMLFGAKKTLNALRLSRNRFTFDLGRVELPEQLDILVIDHNMVYGSIPAAAAAPGRKWLAFDVSYNQLCGPIPQGRYTHRFGAKHFAGNKCLCDRPLPPCS from the coding sequence ATGGCGATGGAGCTCAGCAGCAGAATGTTCCACCACACCGTGGGAGTCCTTCTCGCCATCCTCGTTGTTGCCACAGCGGCAACAAGCAAGACAGACGGTCTCTGCGACAAGTCCGACAAGGCGGCGCTCCTGGCCATCAAGTCAGCCCTCGGCAACCCGCCGGCGCTCTCCGTCTGGAACTCCTCCACGCCATGCTGCTCCTGGGACGGCGTCTCCTGCAacgccaccaccgcccgcgTAACCGATCTCACCATCTTCGCGCTCAACATCTCAGCGCCAGTcccggccgccatcgccaACCTCACCAAGCTGCAGACGCTCAACCTCGCCTACAACCAGCTGTACGGCCCCATCCCCTCATTCCTCGGCCCGCGCGCCCTCCCCGACCTCACCTTCCTTCGCCTCGACGGTAATCGCCTAACCGGCACCATCCCGCCCACCGCCACAGTATTCAACCTCCTCCTCACCGGCCCTCTCCCTGCCACGTTCGGCAGCGCCGTCTTCGGGGATGTGGACATCGCCAACAACCAGCTGACCGGCGACGCGTCGATGTTGTTCGGCGCCAAGAAGACTCTGAATGCGCTTCGGCTGTCGCGCAACCGGTTCACCTTCGACCTCGGCCGCGTGGAGCTGCCGGAGCAGTTGGACATCCTGGTCATCGACCACAACATGGTGTACGGGAGCAtcccggcagcggcggcggcgccggggaggaAGTGGCTAGCGTTCGACGTGAGCTACAACCAGCTGTGCGGGCCCATACCGCAGGGGCGGTACACGCACCGGTTCGGGGCCAAGCACTTCGCCGGCAACAAGTGCCTCTGCGaccgcccgctgccgccgtgcaGCTAG